The DNA sequence ACCGCCGACATGCTGGGTGATCCTCGCGAAGCCATTCATCGGGGTATCGACTGCGGATGTATACAGGCGCCTCGATCTGAAAGGGATCCATCATCCGAATACCGCGGGCATGGTAGAGGCGATCAAGGATGGCGATTACAGCAGCGTATGCGAAAATGTCGGGAATGTACTGGAAGATGTGACGCTCAATCTTTATCCTGAAGTCGCACAAATCAAAGATCAGATGAAAAGGTTCGGAGCGGATGCTGTGCTGATGAGCGGATCGGGGCCTACGGTGTTCGGCCTTGTTCACCATGATTCAAGAATGCACCGGATTTATAACGGCCTGAAAGGCTTCTGTGATCAGGTCTTCGCGGTACGAATGCTGGGTGATCAGCATAAGCTTGATTAAATCCGTATATTAGTGGTATATTATCGTTAATTATTCGGATTCCGGAGGTTTCGTAATGATGAAGTTTCGCCGCAGCGAGCGCTTAATAGATATGACGAATTATCTGCTGGAGCATCCCCGGCAGCTGGTGTCCCTCACTTTTTTTGCCGACCGTTACGGCTCTGCCAAATCTTCGATCAGCGAAGACCTGGCCATTATAAAAGAGACATTCGAACAGCGGGGAATCGGCACCCTTCAGACAGTGCCGGGTGCAGCCGGTGGAGTGAAGTACTCTGTAAAGGTAAGCGATGATGAGGCACGCCCTTTTATAAGCGGGCTTTGTGAGGTCATTGCCAGCCCCGAAAGGCTCCTGCCGGGAGGCTACCTGTATATGACTGATATCCTCGGCGATCCGGCGATTGTCCAGAAGGCGGGAAGAGTCTTTGCCTCCGCTTTTGCCGATGCTGATATCGATGTAGTCATGACCGTGGCAACAAAAGGGATCCCGCTTGCCTACGCTGTCGGGGCATACTTAAATGTGCCGGTCGTGATCGTCAGGAGAGACAGCAGGGTGACAGAAGGATCGACAGTGAGCATCAACTATGTTTCAGGGTCAGCCAAGCGCATCCAGACGATGGTGCTTTCGAAAAGAAGCCTGGAAGAAGGATCGAAGGTGCTGATTGTCGATGATTTTATGAAAGCAGGCGGTACGGTCAACGGCATGATCAGCATGCTGGAGGAATTCAAGGCACATGTTGCCGGGATTGCGGTCCTGGTGGAAGCAGAAAAAGCTGAAGAACGCCTTGTTGATGAATATTTGTCTCTTGTCCAGCTTGCAGATGTGGATGTCAAAGAGAAGAAAATCAATGTGACAGAGGGAAACTATTTCAGGCATAAGAACGGATAAAGGTGGGAGAAGCCATGAAAAAAGTTCATACAGAGATGGCTCCGGCTGCAATCGGACCATACTCACAGGGAATTGTCGTAAACAATATGTTTTACAGCTCAGGCCAGATTCCATTGACTGCCGGAGGCATCATGGTGGATGGCAATGTCAAGGAGCAGACGCACCAAGTGTTCAAGAACCTCCAGGCTGTACTGAAGGAAGCGGGTGCTTCGCTGGAAACGGTCGTAAAGGCGACGGTCTTCATCAAAGATATGAATGACTTCGCGGAGATCAATGAAGTGTATGGAGAATATTTCGGAGAGCACAAGCCGGCCCGTTCCTGTGTGGAAGTAGCAAGGCTGCCAAAAGATGCACTGGTTGAAATTGAAGTAATAGCGCTCGTTAAATAAAACGGGGGCTTTTTTTTTACCTCAAAATATTTTCTGAATTACCTGTAAATTTAGGTGGTTTGTACTGCTGTGGAAGGTCCGCACTTTCTGTAAGCGCCTCCTTTTGCTTCCTTTTCCCCAGAGCACGGGAAAAAACCCAAAAAAAAATTCCCATTTAAGAAGGAGAATTGGAAAATTTGTTGAATTAATAAAATTAGAATTTATTTACTAGTAAAGGTGGTGAACCAAATGGAGGTAACTGACGTAAGATTGCGCCGTGTAAATACAGATGGACGGATGAGAGCAATTGCTTCAATTACTTTAGACCATGAGTTTGTTGTTCATGATATCCGTGTCATTGACGGCAATAATGGCCTATTTGTCGCAATGCCAAGCAAACGTACACCTGATGGAGAGTTCCGTGATATCGCTCACCCGATCAATTCCGGAACGCGCGGCAAGATCCAAGAAGCTGTTTTGGCAGAATATCACCGCTTAGGCGAATTAGAAGTTGAATTTGAAGAAGCCGGAGCTTCTTAAGTATAATTGCAACGAGGGCCTACTTCATTAGTCAGGCTCTTTTTTATGGCCATTTTCACTGCCTGCTCCTTATTATTGCCTTTCCCCTGTAAGACCCCTGTATAAACCATCCTTCTTAAATAATTTCCTTCCCAGAAAATCTTCCTTATGACAAAAATATGTACTTTGGCAACATTCCTTGAAATGAAAGGCTTTTTGAGATATATTCTTAATGGATAAAAAGGTAAATTGGAGGCCTGTAAATGTCTACACGTTTCGCGGTAATTTTAGCCGCAGGCCAAGGGACACGCATGAAGTCAAAGCTTTATAAAGTGCTTCATCCCGTTTGCGGCAAACCAATGGTTCAGCATGTTGTGGATCAAGTATCGAATCTTCATATAGAAAAAATCGTCACCATCATCGGGCATGGCGCCGAGCTTGTCAAATCCCAGCTGGGTGATGCAAGCAGCTATGCGCTTCAGGAGGAACAGCTCGGCACAGCCCATGCTGTCATGCAGGCTAAGGATGCCCTTGAAGGAAAAGAGGGTGTGACCATCGTTGTGTGTGGGGATACACCACTCATCAAGGCAGAAACAATGGAGTCGCTCTTCCGCCATCATGAGGAAACTGGTGCAAAAGCAACCATCCTTACTGCCATTGCTCCTGATCCTGCAGGATATGGAAGAATTGTACGGAATGAAGAGGGGCATGTCGAGAAAATCGTCGAGCATAAGGATGCGACAGAGCAGGAGAGAAGCATCACCGAAATCAACACAGGTACATACTGCTTTGATAACGCATCGCTTTTCCGTGCCCTTAACAATGTCAGCAATGACAATGTCCAAGGAGAGTATTACCTGCCTGATGTCATTGAAATCCTGAAAACTGAAGGTGAGACGGTATCAGCCTTCGCAACAGGCGATTTCGATGAGTCACTGGGCGTCAATGACCGTGTTGCTCTTTCTCAGGCAGAACGCATCATGAAAAGGCGCATAAATGAGAAGCATATGAGAAACGGTGTGTCGCTCATCGATCCTGAACAGACGTATATCAGCCCTGAAGCGGTGATCGGCCAGGATACAGTCATCTATCCGGGAACAGTCATCCAGGGGGCTGCGGTGATCGGCTCAGAATGCGTGATCGGCCCCAACACGGAAATCAAGGACTGTACGATCGGGGACACCACTGTTATCAGGCATTCTGTCGCCCACGACAGCAGCATCGGCAGTGGTGTAGCGATTGGGCCGTTTGCCCATATCCGTCCTCAGTCAGATATCCATGATGAAGTGAAGGTCGGCAATTTCGTTGAAATTAAGAAGTCTGTTTTCGGCAAAGGAAGCAAGGCCTCCCACCTCAGTTATATTGGGGATGCGGAAGTCGGAAGCGATGTGAACCTCGGCTGCGGCTCAATCACAGTCAATTATGACGGGAAAAATAAATTCCTGACAAAAATCGAAGACGGTGCATTCATTGGCTGCAACTCCAATCTGGTTGCACCTGTAACGGTCGGAAAGGGCGCGTATGTAGCGGCCGGCTCTACCATCACGGAAGATGTGCCTGGAGAAGCGCTGGCAGTGGCCCGTGCAAGGCAGACGAATAAAGAAGATTATGTGAGCAAGCTTAATAACAAGAAATAATAGTGATAAAAAGCTAATGGAGGTTAACATGTCGAACCAGTATTTAGATCCAAACTTGAAGGTGTTTTCCCTGAATTCAAATCGTGATCTGGCATCGGAAATTGCAAAGGTTATCGGAGTGGAGCTTGGAAAGTGCTCTGTTACGCGTTTTAGTGATGGAGAGATCCAGATTAACATCGAGGAAAGCATCAGGGGCTGTGATGTATTCGTGATCCAGTCTACAAGCTCTCCTGTAAACGAGCACTTGATGGAGCTTCTGATCATGATTGATGCACTGAAGAGGGCTTCTGCCAAGACAATCAACATTGTTATGCCTTACTACGGCTATGCACGCCAGGACCGCAAGGCGAGAGCCCGTGAACCGATCACGGCCAAGCTTGCAGCCAACCTGCTTGAAACGGCAGGGGCGACGCGTGTCATCACGCTGGATCTTCATGCGCCGCAAATCCAAGGCTTCTTCGATATCCCGATCGACCATCTGATGGGTGTGCCGATTTTGGCCGATTATTTCGGAAACAAAGATCTGGATGGCGATATTGTCATCGTATCACCGGACCATGGGGGAGTAACCCGCGCACGCAAGCTTGCTGAGCGCCTGAAGGCTCCAATCGCCATCATCGACAAGCGCCGTCCTAAGCCGAATGTCGCGGAAGTCATGAATATCGTCGGAAATATCGACGGCAAGATTGCTATCCTTATCGATGACATCATCGATACGGCCGGCACGATCACCCTTGCTGCGAACGCCCTGATTGAAAATGGCGCGAAGGAAGTCTATGCGTGCTGCACACATCCTGTGCTGTCAGGGCCGGCGATCGAGCGGATCCAGAACTCAAATATTAAAGAACTGGCTGTCACAAACTCCATTGCTTTGCCTGAAGAAAAGAAAATCGCAAAAGTCAGGGAGCTGTCTGTAGCCCCTCTTATCGGGGAAGCGATCATCCGCGTCCACGAGGAGCAGTCTGTCAGCACTCTGTTCGATTAATTCAGCAATATAAGAGGCTTGCCGCAGGGCAAGCCTTTTATGCTATACTCATGTTATAAAACTGCTTGCAGGCAAATGTGTTTAAAACATCTCCATTTAGGGCATTTTTAAAAAGATAAGTATGCAGTCCATTTGCATGGTTCATTTTAATTACACCTTAAATTGAGGAAGGGGACGTTTTTTATGAGCACTGTACTTCAAGCCAAAGAACGAAAAGAATTCCGCAATTCCAATCTGACGCAGCTGCGCAATGAGGGGAATATTCCTGGTGTTGTTTATGGGAATAAAATCGAAAGCAAAGCAATTTACCTGAATGGCCCTGATTTTATCAAAACAATCCGGGAAACAGGCAGGAATGCTGTTTTTTCTCTTGATGTAGAAGGCACAAAACATGATGTGGTGCTGAGCGACTATCAGGCGGACCCTTTGAAAAATGAAATCACCCACCTGGACTTCAGGGCGGTTGATATGTCGCAGGAAATCACGGCAGAGGTGAGGATCGAGCTGGTCGGCGATGCGGCAGGCGTCAAAGACGGCGGAGTCCTTCAGCAGCCTGTCCATGAGTTATCTGTATCGGCCAAGCCGAATGACATTCCGCAGAGCGTAGAAGTAAACATAGCAGATCTCCAGGTCGGAGAAAGCATTACGGCCGCAGATATTAAAGCGGGCCGCGGCTTCACGATCAATACGGATGATGAAACAGTCATTGCTTCCATCCTTGCGCCAAGGCAGGAAGAGGAAATAAGCACAGGCGAAGAGCAGGAGCCAGGCATCCCTGAGAATCAGGAAGGCCGGGAAACTGAAGCAAACGAAGAGTAAACAATAAAGGGTCTGGCCCGCTCTGGTCAGACCTTTTCTTACGTTGATAGGCGGAGGTAATAAGACATGAAATTGTTTGTAGGGCTGGGGAACCCAGGGAAAGAGTATGAGAAAACAAGGCATAACATAGGCTTTGATGTTATTGACAGGCTGTCCGGGAAGCTGAATATCCCTTTGGACCAGGCAAAGTTCAAGGGTGTGTTCGGCATGGGGCGCGTCGATGGAGAAAAGGTATTTCTTCTAAAGCCGCTTACATATATGAATCTGTCAGGAGAATCGATCAGACCGCTGATGGACTATTATGATATTGACACAGAAGATCTGGCTGTCATCTATGATGATCTTGATTTGCCGCCGGGGAAAATCCGGCTCAGGCAGAAGGGCAGCGCAGGCGGCCATAATGGCATCAAATCAACAATTGCGCACACAGGCACACAGGAATTCAGCCGCATCCGCGTCGGGATCGGGCGCCCTGAAGGCGGGATGAAGGTGACTGATTATGTGCTCGGCCGTTTTACAGCAGAAGAGCAGAAGGTCATGGATGAGGCGGCAGACCGCTCGGCTGATGCCTGCATAGATTGGATCAGGAAGCCTTTCCTTGAGGTCATGAATCAATATAACCAATCTTAGCTTTTCATTATTTCATTTGGCCTTACATATGATAAAGTTAAGTTAGCGTTTTCTGCTGCGCTCTGTAAGTGAATAAGATTCCTTCCCGGGGCAATACTAGCAATAACAATTGTTAGACAGGGAGGGACAGGCATGGCACTTCATTATCATTGCCGCCATTGCGGCATGAAGATGGGAACGCTGGATAACTTGTCAATGCATGCAGAAAGCCTTGGGTTCCATAAATTGAATGAAGAAGAACGCCAGGATATGATTCTCTATGGGTCATCCGGGGATATACACATAACATCGATCTGCGAGGATTGCCAGGAATCACTGGAAAGAAATCCTGATTACCATCAGAACGATTACCTTATTCATTAAAAAGCTTTGGACGGACACTCCAAAGCGTTTTTCTGTTTTCATATGCACACATAACGACTTAGGACGAGAGGAGGGGTTGCCATGCTAGGATTAAAACAGCTTTTCACCCGGCAGGATGATATCAAGACAGTCATCACCGGAGTGAACGGGGGGCTGAAAGAGCAGCTGGTGGCCGGATTGACCGGCTCGGCACGGACGCTTTTCCTTGCCTCTATATATGAGCAGACAAAAAAGCCTATGCTGGTTGTAACTCACAATCTTTTACAAGCACAGAAATTATATGATGATATTGTCAATCTGATAGGCGAGGATGATGTATATCTTTATCCCGCCAATGAACTGATCGCATCGGAGCTGAGCATTGCAAGCCCCGAGCTGAGGGCGCAGAGAATCGACGCGCTCAACCATTGGAGCGGGAAGGGCACCGGCATTGTCATTATCCCTATGGCCGGGATGAGGAAGGTGCTTCCGCCTCCTTCCCTTTGGAAGAAGCGCCAGCTGATATTAAAGCTTGGCGATGATATAGAAATAGAGGAGCAGCTTCTTGAGTTTGTCAAAATGGGCTACAGCCGAACTGATATGGTGTCATCCCCGGGAGAATTCAGCGTCAGGGGCGGCATCATGGACATCTATCCGCTGACCGAAGCAGATCCTATCAGGATTGAGCTGTTTGACACCGAAATTGACAGCATCCGTTCTTTTTCCCTGGAAGACCAGCGATCGAAAGAAAAGCTGAAGCAGGTCCATATCGGCCCTGCAACCGAGAATCCTTTTGAGGATGAGCATTATGACAGGGTATATGAGAAGCTGGAAAAAGGCCTTTCAGCCAGTCTGAAGAAGCTGAAGGATGAGAAGGCAAAAGAGCTGCTGGCCCAGAATATCGGGTATGAACTGGAGCAGCTCCGGAACAGGCAAAGGCCTGAGCAGATGTTCAAATACCTCTCCTATGCTTATGAATCCAATAATAGTTTGCTAGATTACCTTCCGCAGGATGGGCTGATTTTTATCGATGAAATCAGCAGGGTCCAGGAGATGAATGAGTCCCTTGAGAAAGAGGAGGCAGAATGGTATACAAGCCTGCTTGGCGAAGGAAAAATTGTCCATGACGTCAAAATTTCCCACAGCCTGAAGGAATTCATCGCCCGGTCTTATCAGCCGATCGTTTACATGTCCCTATTTTTAAGGCATGTCCCGAATACGAATCCGCAGAATATCATCAATGTCTCCTGCCGGCAGATGCAGAACTTCCACGGCCAGCTGAATGTGCTGAAAAGCGAGCTGGAACGCTGGAGGAAGAGCGGCTTCTCTGTTTTGTTCCTCGGCCCTGACATGGCCCGGGTCAAGAAGCTTCAAAGCGTTTTGGCCGACTATGAAATTGAGGCTGCTGTCATCGAGCCTGATAAAGAAGTGCTGAAGGGCAAGTTCCAGATCACGGAAGGAAGCCTGCAGACAGGCTTTGAACTGCCGATCCAGAAAATTGCCGTCATCACGGAAGAAGAGCTTTTCAACAAGAAAACAGCAAAGCGGTCACCGCGCAGGCAGAAGCTTTCGAATGCTGAAAGAATCAAAAGCTATTCAGAGCTTAAAATCGGCGATTATGTTGTCCATGTGAACCACGGGATCGGCAAATATCTTGGCATTGAAACACTCGAAATCAATGGCCTTCATAAGGATTATCTGAATATACGCTATTCAGGCAGCGATCAGCTGTATGTTCCGGTCGATCAGATTGATCTTGTCCAGAAGTATGTAGGGTCCGAAGGCAAAGAGCCGAAGATCTATAAGCTTGGCGGCAATGACTGGAAGCGTGTCAAGAAGAAGGTTGAAAGCTCTGTTCAGGATATAGCGGACGATCTGATCAAATTGTACGCCGAGAGGGAAGCGTCGAAAGGTTATGCATTCTCTCCTGACGGGGACATGCAGCGCGAATTCGAGTTGTCCTTCCCTTACCAGGAAACAGAGGATCAGCTGAGGTCCATCCATGAAATCAAGCTGGATATGGAAAAAGAGCGGCCGATGGACCGCCTCCTGTGCGGCGATGTTGGCTACGGGAAAACTGAGGTGGCGATAAGGGCTGCCTTCAAGGCAATTGCGGACGGCAAACAGGTGGCCATCCTTGTGCCGACAACGATCCTTGCCCAGCAGCACTACCAGACAATGAGAGAAAGGTTCCAGGAATACCCTGTTGAGATCGGGCTCTTAAGCCGCTTCCGGACAAAGAAGCAGCAGACCGAGACAGTCAAGGGCCTTAAAAACGGCACCGTTGATATTGTTGTCGGCACCCATCGCCTGCTCTCAAAGGAAATCATTTATAAAGACCTCGGGCTGCTCATCATTGACGAAGAGCAGCGGTTCGGCGTCACTCATAAAGAAAAGATCAAACAGCTCAAAACAAATGTTGATGTCCTGACATTGACTGCGACGCCGATTCCCCGGACCCTGCATATGTCGATGCTCGGCGTGAGAGACTTGTCTGTCATCGAGACACCGCCGGAGAACAGATTCCCGGTCCAGACCTATGTAATGGAATACAATGGCGGACTTGTCCGTGAAGCCATCGAACGGGAGATGGCGCGGGGCGGCCAGGTATATTTCCTGTATAACAGGGTTGAGGACATCGAACGGAAGGCAGAGGAAATCTCCATGCTTGTACCGGATGCCAAGGTGGTTGCCGCCCATGGCCAAATGACTGAAAATGAGCTCGAATCAGTTATGCTGAGCTTCCTTGGAGGAGAAGCGGACGTCCTCGTCAGCACAACGATCATTGAAACGGGAGTCGATATCCCGAATGTGAACACCTTGATCGTATTTGATGCAGACAGGATGGGGCTCTCCCAGCTGTACCAGCTGAGGGGGCGGGTTGGCCGCTCAAACAGAGTTGCCTATGCGTATTTCACCTACCGGAAGGATAAAGTGCTGACTGAAGTGGCAGAAAAGCGCCTCCAGGCCATCAAGGAGTTCACGGAGCTGGGGTCAGGATTTAAGATTGCGATGCGCGATCTTTCCATCAGGGGTGCCGGCAATCTGCTCGGCTCTCAGCAGCACGGATTCATCGATTCTGTCGGCTTTGACCTGTATTCCCAGATGCTTAAAGAGGCGATAGAAGAACGGAAGGAAAATCCGGAAACATATAAAAAGCCTTCTTTGGAAATCGATCTTGAAATCGATGCCTACATCCCTGATGCTTATCTGGCGGATGGAAACCAGAAGATTGAAATGTATAAAAGGTTCCGCGGCATCGACTCGATGGATGAGGTCGAAGGGCTGAAGGAAGAAATGACAGACAGGTTCGGAGATTATCCGGATGAGGTCGCTTACCTGTTCCGGGTCGCCGAGATGAAGGTCCATGCCCAGGAGGCCGGTGTAGAGCTCATCAAACAGTCCAAGGCTGAAGTCCTGATTCTCTTGTCAGAGGAGGCAAGCTCTCTGATCGACGGACAGAAAATCTTCCAGGAAAGCACCAAACATGGACGGATGGTCGGCCTCGGCATGGAAGGCAAGAAGCTGAAGATGGTCATCCAGACAAAGGGTTACAGTACAGACAAATGGCTTAACACCGCCTATGATATGATTCTTGGAATAGATAAGGCCAAAAAGAAGCAGCAAAATCCAATATCGTAAAGTAATGGAAAAGTTCCTGTCACCTAAATGAAATGAGAAAAGTGTTTAATTAGAGTAGACAAGGGTATTTCAAATGGTAAGGATTTTTATACTGGAATGTTTATCCTATTGAGGAAATGTTATCACCCGAGAGAAAAAATATTTGCAAGTGTATAGAACTTTCCATATGAAAGATACTAAGTTCAAACATGGAGAAGATTTCAACAAAAGGAAGCAGAAATCTACTCCTGCTAAAAATCATCAGATGAAAGTGAGGCAACGCAGGATGAAAGCAACTGGTATAGTTCGTCGTATCGATGATTTGGGTCGTGTAGTAATCCCGAAGGAAATCCGCAGGACACTGCGAATTCGTGAAGGTGACCCGCTGGAAATATTTGTAGACCGCGATGGTGAAGTCATCTTAAAGAAGTACTCGCCAATCAGCGAATTAAGCGATTTTGCAAAAGAATATGCAGAAGCTCTGTATGACAGCCTTGGAAACCCGGTCCTGATTTGTGACAGGGATACATTTATCGCAACGGCAGGCGGATCAAAAAAGGATTATCTGAACAAAAACATCAGTGATCTGCTGGAAAAAACAATGGAAGACAGAACTTCTGTCCTCGTCAACACTCAAGGTGAGTATGCCCTTGCAGATGGGAATGAGGAAAGCCTTTCTGCTTATACAATCGGTCCAATCATTGCCAATGGCGATCCGATAGGGGCAGTCATCATTTATGCGAAGGAAGATTCGCTTGGTGATGTAGAACAGAAGGCTGTAGAAACGGCAGCTGGATTCTTGGCAAGGCAGATGGAGTCCTAATACCAATTTTGTATCTTATAGAGATGAAAAGGGGCAGCCTGGCTGCCTTTTTTCTATGGGAAAAATGAAAATGAATGCTTCAAAGCTATTTGTTTTATGACAGACGGATAACGAAACAAGGTTAATGCGCTATCATCCCATCCTGCGGCCAATAGTTATGCTATAATACTTTTCGAATTCATTATTGGAAGGAGATGGGCAATGAAGCCCGTTAATCAATCAGGAGATCTGTTCAAAGGAGCCCTGATCCTTGCAGCTGCAGCTTTGATCACAAAGGTTTTGAGCGCAGTTTACAGAGTCCCCTTCCAGAATATCGTAGGGGATGTCGGCTTTTATATTTACCAGCAGGTATATCCTTTTTACGGGATTGCCATCGTGCTGTCTACATACGGTTTTCCGGTCGTGATTTCAAAGCTTTATGCTGAACAGGCAAAGAGCAGGAAAGAAGCTCTTCAGCTGCTGGCGGCCTCCGGTCTTTTCCTTTTGGCCGCTGGTCTGGCTGCTTTCTTGATAATGTTTGCCGGGGCAGATTGGATTGCTTCGCAAATGGGAGATCCAAAGCTGGGTATCCTTTTAAGGACTCTTTCACCAGCCTTCCTTCTTCTGCCGGCGACAGCTCTTCTCAGGGGTTATTTCCAGGGCCGTGGCGACATGCTTCCGACTGCTGTTTCCCAGGTGGGAGAGCAGGCCATCCGTGTGGCGACCATTTTGGCTGCTGCGTTCATCCTCATGAAAGAAGGAGCATCACTATATACAGCCGGCAGCGGGGCCATTTTCGGTTCAGTGACAGGAGGCATTGCTTCTGCAGTCATCCTGTCCGCCTTTTTCTGGCGTGTGATAAAAAAGGAAGCAGCTGGGGCAGCGGGTATTGAACTGAGTGGAAAAGCAGTCCTGAAGACGATGAAAACCATCGCTCTCCAGGGTGCGGCCATCAGTGCGGCTTCTATGCTGCTCATCCTTCTTCAGCTGGCAGATTCTCTGAATCTGTATTCCCTGCTTGTATCGGCAGGGCTGGATGCTGAAGAGGCAAAGAAGCTGAAAGGGATTTATGACAGGGGCCAGCCGCTCATACAGCTTGGGACCGTTATTGCCACCTCAATGTCGCTTTCCCTTGTTCCGCTCATCACAGCTGAAAAACTGAAAAACAATCAGAAGTTCCTTGCTGAAAAGGCAGGCCTAGCCCTCCGTGTCAGCCTGCTCTTTGGGACAGGTGCGGCCTTAGGATTATGGGCCATTATCAAGCCGGTCAATATCATGCTGTTTGAGAATGCGGAAGGATCAGAAGTGCTCGCAGTGCTGAGCCTGTTCATTTTCTTTGCCTCGATCATCATGACCCTGGCGGCCATTCTGCAGGGGCTGGGCCACACCTTTTTCCCGGCGGCAGTGATTATTGGAGGCTTCGGGATAAAATATATCCTTAACATTCTGCTTGTGCCGGCTGCAGGGACGATGGGAGCAGCTATTGCTGCATGTGCAGCACTCGCCGTTGTGCTGCTTGTCCTGCACGCCAGGCTCCGCTTCTT is a window from the Bacillus infantis NRRL B-14911 genome containing:
- the mfd gene encoding transcription-repair coupling factor, translated to MLGLKQLFTRQDDIKTVITGVNGGLKEQLVAGLTGSARTLFLASIYEQTKKPMLVVTHNLLQAQKLYDDIVNLIGEDDVYLYPANELIASELSIASPELRAQRIDALNHWSGKGTGIVIIPMAGMRKVLPPPSLWKKRQLILKLGDDIEIEEQLLEFVKMGYSRTDMVSSPGEFSVRGGIMDIYPLTEADPIRIELFDTEIDSIRSFSLEDQRSKEKLKQVHIGPATENPFEDEHYDRVYEKLEKGLSASLKKLKDEKAKELLAQNIGYELEQLRNRQRPEQMFKYLSYAYESNNSLLDYLPQDGLIFIDEISRVQEMNESLEKEEAEWYTSLLGEGKIVHDVKISHSLKEFIARSYQPIVYMSLFLRHVPNTNPQNIINVSCRQMQNFHGQLNVLKSELERWRKSGFSVLFLGPDMARVKKLQSVLADYEIEAAVIEPDKEVLKGKFQITEGSLQTGFELPIQKIAVITEEELFNKKTAKRSPRRQKLSNAERIKSYSELKIGDYVVHVNHGIGKYLGIETLEINGLHKDYLNIRYSGSDQLYVPVDQIDLVQKYVGSEGKEPKIYKLGGNDWKRVKKKVESSVQDIADDLIKLYAEREASKGYAFSPDGDMQREFELSFPYQETEDQLRSIHEIKLDMEKERPMDRLLCGDVGYGKTEVAIRAAFKAIADGKQVAILVPTTILAQQHYQTMRERFQEYPVEIGLLSRFRTKKQQTETVKGLKNGTVDIVVGTHRLLSKEIIYKDLGLLIIDEEQRFGVTHKEKIKQLKTNVDVLTLTATPIPRTLHMSMLGVRDLSVIETPPENRFPVQTYVMEYNGGLVREAIEREMARGGQVYFLYNRVEDIERKAEEISMLVPDAKVVAAHGQMTENELESVMLSFLGGEADVLVSTTIIETGVDIPNVNTLIVFDADRMGLSQLYQLRGRVGRSNRVAYAYFTYRKDKVLTEVAEKRLQAIKEFTELGSGFKIAMRDLSIRGAGNLLGSQQHGFIDSVGFDLYSQMLKEAIEERKENPETYKKPSLEIDLEIDAYIPDAYLADGNQKIEMYKRFRGIDSMDEVEGLKEEMTDRFGDYPDEVAYLFRVAEMKVHAQEAGVELIKQSKAEVLILLSEEASSLIDGQKIFQESTKHGRMVGLGMEGKKLKMVIQTKGYSTDKWLNTAYDMILGIDKAKKKQQNPIS
- the spoVT gene encoding stage V sporulation protein T, translating into MKATGIVRRIDDLGRVVIPKEIRRTLRIREGDPLEIFVDRDGEVILKKYSPISELSDFAKEYAEALYDSLGNPVLICDRDTFIATAGGSKKDYLNKNISDLLEKTMEDRTSVLVNTQGEYALADGNEESLSAYTIGPIIANGDPIGAVIIYAKEDSLGDVEQKAVETAAGFLARQMES
- a CDS encoding putative polysaccharide biosynthesis protein; this translates as MKPVNQSGDLFKGALILAAAALITKVLSAVYRVPFQNIVGDVGFYIYQQVYPFYGIAIVLSTYGFPVVISKLYAEQAKSRKEALQLLAASGLFLLAAGLAAFLIMFAGADWIASQMGDPKLGILLRTLSPAFLLLPATALLRGYFQGRGDMLPTAVSQVGEQAIRVATILAAAFILMKEGASLYTAGSGAIFGSVTGGIASAVILSAFFWRVIKKEAAGAAGIELSGKAVLKTMKTIALQGAAISAASMLLILLQLADSLNLYSLLVSAGLDAEEAKKLKGIYDRGQPLIQLGTVIATSMSLSLVPLITAEKLKNNQKFLAEKAGLALRVSLLFGTGAALGLWAIIKPVNIMLFENAEGSEVLAVLSLFIFFASIIMTLAAILQGLGHTFFPAAVIIGGFGIKYILNILLVPAAGTMGAAIAACAALAVVLLVLHARLRFLFRQPLVPGRFILGLGTAAAVMLLYLKAYLLAAGSLAGEGRLAAGLIALSAAATGGIVFMLLALKGETFRKEEISMLPFGSKLGYLLPGRNRR